From one Mycolicibacterium sp. HK-90 genomic stretch:
- a CDS encoding TauD/TfdA family dioxygenase, with protein sequence MTQLASALTIHPQSGWTGAEIRGIDLTAPLLDEHVAEIRAALLKWKVVFFRDQFIGHDDHLRLARAFGSPTPAHPLFDSIPDPDYPTIYPIFADRFKSRYGSSRGFDKANWHADVTAAVNPPAASILRAEVIPPYGGDTQWSNTVAAYAGLSGPLQRLADGLRAVHRFAPPDGTTATEDYRRRVDRRPLLTEHPVVRVHPETGERALYVNPGFTSHIVDVSPHESRRLLGLFYDELVRPEYTVRFKWAPGSIAFWDNRSTVHLAPSDLSGEYDRRLYRVTLVGDVPRGPDGRPSVALDGEPFEAA encoded by the coding sequence ATGACTCAACTGGCATCCGCGCTGACGATCCACCCGCAGTCGGGCTGGACCGGTGCCGAGATTCGTGGAATCGACCTCACCGCACCGCTTTTGGATGAACATGTCGCGGAAATCCGTGCTGCCCTGCTCAAATGGAAGGTGGTGTTCTTCCGGGACCAGTTCATCGGTCACGATGATCACCTGCGGCTGGCTCGGGCCTTCGGCTCGCCGACGCCGGCGCACCCGCTGTTCGATTCCATTCCGGACCCGGACTACCCGACGATCTACCCGATCTTCGCCGACCGCTTCAAATCTCGGTACGGCAGCAGTCGCGGTTTCGACAAGGCGAACTGGCACGCCGACGTCACCGCCGCGGTGAATCCGCCTGCCGCATCGATTCTTCGGGCCGAGGTGATTCCGCCGTACGGCGGCGACACCCAATGGTCCAACACGGTGGCCGCGTACGCCGGATTGTCAGGACCGCTGCAGAGGCTCGCCGACGGTCTGCGGGCGGTCCACCGGTTTGCCCCGCCCGACGGCACGACGGCCACCGAGGACTATCGGCGTCGGGTGGACCGGCGGCCGCTGCTGACCGAGCATCCCGTGGTCCGGGTGCATCCCGAGACGGGGGAGCGGGCGCTCTACGTCAACCCCGGATTCACCAGCCACATCGTCGACGTGTCGCCGCACGAGAGCCGCCGCCTGCTCGGGTTGTTCTACGACGAGTTGGTGCGGCCGGAGTACACCGTGCGGTTCAAGTGGGCGCCGGGCAGCATCGCGTTCTGGGACAACCGCTCGACCGTGCATCTCGCGCCGTCGGATCTCAGCGGTGAGTACGACCGCCGGTTGTACCGGGTGACGCTGGTGGGAGATGTGCCACGGGGGCCGGACGGCCGCCCCTCGGTGGCTTTGGACGGCGAGCCGTTCGAGGCGGCCTGA
- a CDS encoding PhnD/SsuA/transferrin family substrate-binding protein: MPSVRRMRRSWVALLSIPLFISACGLSDDGAGDAIDTVKIATRAEVPAGTRLVIAEQNGTQSLPWNLANAGQGTPYQVEFADFSGGAAVIEALRSGAADVGSIGEAPVPIAVDSGVTDLVTVGLQANPGTSGGYYLVARPDSGVRTIEDLRGKRVAYPPGSGRHMVTAGLLKRHGLDLRTDVQPVELAGAEVVPTFAAGAVDAAIVLGNQYHQLGEPPILGDGKGINTGIQTLIVRGDVLDDPAKAAAIGDYVGRAVAANNWKDTHADQWIDQYYVKVQGITFEQGKKLYEEDGIASYYPIDPESTALFQTVADGLHETGTIKSRVDVTPYVDGRYNTIVTAQNELDGVTPKSLDS; the protein is encoded by the coding sequence ATGCCATCTGTGCGTCGAATGCGGCGGAGTTGGGTTGCCCTGCTGTCGATTCCGTTGTTCATCAGCGCGTGCGGACTGTCCGACGACGGCGCCGGCGACGCCATCGACACGGTGAAGATCGCGACGCGGGCCGAGGTGCCGGCAGGCACCAGGCTCGTCATCGCCGAGCAGAACGGGACGCAGTCCCTGCCGTGGAATCTGGCGAATGCCGGGCAGGGGACGCCGTACCAGGTCGAGTTCGCGGACTTCAGCGGCGGGGCGGCCGTCATCGAGGCGCTGCGCTCGGGAGCCGCTGACGTCGGATCGATCGGTGAGGCACCGGTCCCCATTGCCGTGGACAGCGGGGTCACCGATCTGGTGACCGTCGGGCTGCAGGCGAATCCGGGCACCAGCGGTGGTTACTACCTGGTGGCACGCCCCGACAGCGGCGTGCGAACCATCGAGGATCTGCGCGGGAAACGGGTGGCCTACCCGCCGGGCTCGGGCCGGCACATGGTGACGGCGGGATTGCTCAAACGTCATGGACTGGATCTGCGAACCGATGTGCAGCCCGTGGAACTGGCTGGGGCAGAGGTGGTTCCGACCTTCGCGGCGGGCGCCGTCGACGCCGCGATCGTCCTGGGCAATCAGTACCACCAACTGGGTGAGCCGCCGATCCTGGGCGATGGCAAAGGCATCAACACCGGGATCCAGACGCTGATCGTGCGCGGCGACGTTCTCGACGACCCCGCCAAGGCCGCGGCCATCGGCGACTACGTGGGACGTGCGGTCGCCGCGAACAACTGGAAGGACACCCATGCCGACCAGTGGATCGACCAGTACTACGTCAAGGTGCAGGGCATCACGTTCGAGCAGGGCAAGAAGCTCTACGAGGAGGACGGGATCGCCTCGTACTACCCGATCGATCCGGAGTCCACGGCGTTGTTCCAGACCGTAGCCGACGGCCTGCACGAGACCGGGACCATCAAGTCCCGGGTCGATGTCACACCGTACGTCGACGGTCGCTACAACACCATCGTCACGGCGCAGAACGAGCTCGACGGCGTCACACCGAAATCGCTCGACTCGTAA
- a CDS encoding ABC transporter ATP-binding protein — translation MTGTETTATAVDAPPVVIARDIRKRFGDNVIIDGLDLEIRAGEFVALLGRSGSGKSTFLRALGALDADVDGYLQVPARRAIVFQDPRLLPWQRVLTNVTIGLPATRAVQRSALSALGEVNLADKAKVWPRTLSGGEAQRVALARALVREPQLLLLDEPFGALDALTRIKMHGLLMDLYRRHTPAVLLVTHDVDEAILLADRVIVLTDGVISLDVDVTVPKPRARDSHEFATLRRQLLAELGVHEDKE, via the coding sequence ATGACGGGGACTGAAACGACGGCGACGGCCGTCGATGCGCCGCCGGTGGTGATCGCTCGCGACATCCGGAAACGGTTCGGGGACAACGTCATCATCGACGGCCTCGATCTGGAGATCCGGGCCGGTGAATTCGTCGCGCTGCTGGGCCGCAGCGGCTCCGGAAAGAGCACGTTCCTCCGGGCGCTCGGGGCTCTCGACGCGGACGTGGACGGCTACCTGCAGGTGCCGGCCCGGCGGGCGATCGTGTTCCAGGATCCGAGGTTGCTGCCGTGGCAGCGGGTGCTGACCAATGTGACGATCGGCCTGCCCGCCACCCGTGCCGTGCAACGGAGTGCGCTCTCGGCGCTCGGTGAGGTCAATCTGGCGGACAAGGCGAAGGTGTGGCCGCGCACCCTGTCCGGTGGGGAGGCGCAACGGGTTGCCCTGGCGCGGGCTCTGGTACGCGAGCCGCAGCTGCTGCTGCTCGACGAACCGTTCGGTGCTCTCGACGCGCTCACCAGGATCAAGATGCACGGTCTCCTGATGGACCTGTACCGCCGGCACACCCCGGCGGTCCTGCTGGTCACCCACGACGTCGACGAGGCGATCCTGCTCGCCGACCGCGTCATCGTGCTGACCGACGGGGTCATCTCGCTCGATGTCGACGTGACCGTGCCGAAACCACGGGCCCGCGACAGCCACGAATTCGCCACGCTGCGCCGGCAGTTGCTCGCGGAGTTGGGTGTACATGAAGACAAGGAATGA
- a CDS encoding ABC transporter permease: MATLVSRPSGATRAEAAAGLVDPRAAVRRVQRKPTVPRPVQRLLGPVLLVGLWQLFSTVGVFDERTVPPPTRVLSAAWTLIADGTFAEHLSASLLRVGYGLVFGVALGLGLALISGLSRVGENFVDANMEVLRAVPNFALVPLLIVWFGISEVPKILLITLAVAVAIYINTFSAIRSVDATLVEAARSFGAGRAEMIYRVILPGSLPGFLVGLRLALTASWLSLIFAETINAKKGLGRMMTDAREYFQIDVVFVLIAVYAILGLVSILVVRFLEGRLLTWRRAYDGD; the protein is encoded by the coding sequence ATGGCCACCCTGGTGTCGCGGCCGTCCGGCGCCACGAGAGCCGAGGCGGCGGCCGGGCTGGTCGATCCGCGTGCGGCGGTCCGGCGGGTGCAGCGCAAGCCGACGGTGCCGCGTCCGGTGCAGCGACTGCTCGGCCCGGTCCTCTTGGTGGGCCTGTGGCAACTGTTCTCCACCGTCGGCGTCTTCGACGAGCGCACCGTGCCCCCGCCGACGCGGGTGCTGAGCGCCGCGTGGACCCTGATCGCCGACGGCACCTTTGCCGAACACCTGAGCGCCAGCCTGTTGCGGGTCGGATACGGTCTCGTCTTCGGCGTGGCCCTAGGGCTGGGGCTGGCCCTGATCTCCGGCCTGTCGCGCGTCGGGGAGAACTTCGTCGACGCGAATATGGAAGTCCTGCGCGCGGTTCCGAATTTCGCGCTGGTGCCGTTGCTGATCGTGTGGTTCGGCATCAGCGAGGTGCCCAAGATCCTGCTGATCACCCTCGCGGTCGCCGTTGCGATCTACATCAACACCTTCAGCGCGATCCGCAGCGTCGACGCCACCCTGGTGGAGGCGGCACGGTCGTTCGGCGCCGGCCGGGCCGAGATGATCTACCGGGTCATCCTTCCCGGGTCGCTGCCCGGCTTTCTCGTGGGCCTGCGCCTGGCGCTGACGGCGTCCTGGCTGTCGCTGATCTTCGCCGAGACCATCAATGCCAAGAAGGGTCTGGGCCGGATGATGACCGATGCCCGTGAGTACTTCCAGATCGACGTCGTCTTCGTTCTGATCGCCGTCTACGCAATTCTCGGTCTGGTCTCGATTCTGGTGGTCCGGTTCCTGGAAGGTCGGTTGCTCACCTGGAGGCGGGCTTATGACGGGGACTGA
- a CDS encoding TauD/TfdA family dioxygenase, whose translation MPSSVPETITAPSAAAEAGVVVTPLSGFTGALIDGVDLSAPLSRAQVAAIRAALHQWKVVFFRGQNLDHAAQIAFGAQFGAVTPGHPYEGDSAPAGFPQIHTVSPAAYDHRYGTRYRKRQSPNGPGWHADVTPLINPPSHSILRAERVPAYGGDTQFTNVGAVYAGLSPAVQALADELRAEHRFGSTTSAERSTEKIGDLVRNNPLATIHPVVRVHPETGEKVLYVNPSFTREIVGLSPRESRHLLDLLFEEIARPEYSVRFKWEPGSVAFWDNRAALHLAPRDFEHVEGDRILHRITLVGDVPVGPDGVASESISGDYFGAA comes from the coding sequence ATGCCTTCTTCTGTTCCTGAAACGATCACCGCGCCGAGTGCCGCCGCAGAGGCCGGGGTCGTCGTCACCCCGCTGTCCGGATTCACCGGTGCACTGATCGACGGAGTGGATCTCTCCGCGCCGCTGTCGCGGGCTCAGGTGGCGGCCATCCGCGCCGCGCTGCATCAGTGGAAGGTGGTGTTCTTCCGCGGCCAGAACCTCGACCACGCCGCACAGATCGCGTTCGGCGCCCAGTTCGGTGCGGTGACCCCAGGACATCCCTACGAAGGTGACTCCGCCCCAGCGGGATTCCCGCAGATTCACACGGTGTCGCCCGCGGCCTACGACCATCGGTACGGCACCCGATACCGCAAGCGGCAAAGCCCAAACGGTCCCGGCTGGCATGCCGACGTGACCCCGTTGATCAACCCGCCGTCGCATTCGATACTCCGTGCCGAACGCGTGCCCGCCTACGGTGGTGACACCCAGTTCACCAATGTCGGGGCCGTCTATGCGGGCCTGTCACCGGCGGTGCAGGCCCTTGCCGACGAACTGCGCGCCGAGCATCGCTTCGGTTCGACGACGTCGGCCGAGCGCAGCACCGAGAAGATCGGTGATCTAGTGCGCAACAATCCGCTCGCCACCATCCACCCCGTGGTGCGGGTCCATCCGGAGACAGGGGAGAAGGTCCTGTACGTCAACCCGTCCTTCACCCGCGAGATCGTCGGTCTCTCGCCTCGGGAAAGCCGGCATCTGCTGGACCTCCTGTTCGAGGAGATCGCTCGGCCCGAGTACTCGGTGCGGTTCAAGTGGGAGCCGGGAAGCGTCGCGTTCTGGGACAACCGTGCCGCGCTGCACCTGGCCCCGCGGGATTTCGAGCATGTCGAGGGTGACCGCATACTGCACCGCATCACGCTGGTGGGCGACGTTCCGGTCGGGCCCGACGGCGTTGCATCGGAATCGATCTCGGGCGATTACTTCGGGGCCGCCTGA
- a CDS encoding amidase: MDSSSAFALADTDAIGQAALAAAGEVTAVELLEAAITRVEATRNLNAVITDLFERARTQAAALDESGVLRTGQAGPLAGVPFLLKDLGAALAGTREAMGSRALSDHVATESAWTVNRYLDAGLVLFGKTNTPEWGNHCTTEPLLSGPTVNPWSSTVTPGGSSGGSAAAVAAGVVPAASGGDGTGSIRVPASCCGLVGLKPRRGRSSFAPDGGHGLEGLVNNHALTRTVRDSAALLDVIAGGAPGDPYGAAAPAVSFFESAAQTPPAQRILIATSSPFPTDRIDPEVVAAVEATGRLLEGLGHRLTPGAPTIDPDAVAEAIAVLHTVSNAQLHDLAQAHLGRAPREDEFEPSTWVMVREGFTTTGLDYAKAISAIHAETRRFAAGMADHDVLLVPTLLTGPPPYGLLNQPRGTTRAFFDVEFATTGWTALANVTGWAAVSLPLGQTGAGLPIGVQLMAPDEGILLSLAGQLEQAAPWRSRIPPRWVAGTTTM; encoded by the coding sequence ATGGATTCGTCGTCAGCGTTCGCACTCGCAGACACCGATGCGATCGGGCAGGCCGCACTGGCCGCGGCCGGCGAGGTAACCGCCGTCGAGTTGCTCGAAGCGGCGATCACCCGGGTCGAGGCGACGCGGAACCTCAACGCCGTGATCACCGACCTGTTCGAGCGGGCCCGGACCCAGGCGGCGGCCCTCGACGAGTCCGGTGTGCTGCGCACCGGTCAGGCCGGCCCGCTCGCCGGGGTGCCCTTCCTGCTCAAGGATCTGGGGGCGGCGCTGGCCGGGACCCGCGAAGCGATGGGCTCCCGCGCGTTAAGCGACCATGTGGCAACCGAGTCCGCCTGGACGGTGAACCGCTATCTCGATGCGGGACTCGTGCTGTTCGGCAAGACCAACACCCCGGAATGGGGCAATCACTGCACCACCGAGCCGTTGCTGTCGGGGCCGACGGTGAACCCCTGGTCGTCGACCGTCACACCGGGTGGCTCCAGCGGCGGTTCGGCGGCGGCCGTCGCCGCCGGGGTGGTGCCCGCGGCATCGGGCGGGGACGGCACCGGCTCCATCCGGGTGCCGGCATCCTGCTGCGGTCTCGTCGGCCTCAAACCGCGCCGCGGACGGTCCTCTTTCGCCCCCGACGGCGGTCACGGGCTCGAGGGCCTGGTGAACAACCACGCCTTGACCCGGACGGTGCGCGACAGCGCGGCGCTGCTCGACGTCATCGCCGGCGGCGCACCCGGCGACCCCTACGGCGCGGCCGCCCCCGCGGTTTCCTTCTTCGAGTCGGCCGCACAGACCCCGCCGGCGCAACGCATCCTGATCGCCACGTCGTCACCGTTTCCCACCGACCGGATCGACCCGGAGGTGGTGGCCGCCGTCGAGGCGACCGGTCGACTGCTGGAAGGTCTCGGGCACCGGCTCACCCCGGGTGCACCCACGATCGACCCGGACGCGGTCGCCGAGGCGATCGCCGTGCTGCACACCGTGAGCAACGCTCAACTGCACGACCTCGCGCAGGCACACCTGGGCCGCGCACCGCGCGAGGACGAATTCGAGCCGAGCACCTGGGTGATGGTCCGCGAGGGCTTCACCACCACGGGCCTGGACTATGCCAAGGCGATCTCCGCCATCCATGCCGAGACCCGGCGCTTCGCCGCGGGAATGGCGGACCATGACGTGTTGCTGGTGCCGACCCTGCTGACCGGGCCGCCACCGTACGGACTGCTGAATCAGCCTCGGGGGACCACCCGCGCCTTTTTCGACGTCGAGTTCGCCACCACCGGGTGGACGGCGCTGGCCAACGTCACCGGTTGGGCCGCGGTATCCCTGCCCCTGGGCCAGACCGGCGCCGGCCTGCCCATCGGCGTGCAGCTGATGGCACCTGACGAGGGAATCCTGCTCAGCCTGGCCGGCCAGCTCGAGCAGGCCGCCCCGTGGCGCAGTCGTATTCCGCCCCGATGGGTGGCCGGTACCACCACGATGTAA
- a CDS encoding fructose bisphosphate aldolase → MVNQQQADKMTTGKGFIAALDQSGGSTPKALRLYGVEESAYSSEEEMFDLIHQMRSRIITSPSFGGDRVLAAILFEQTMDRSIDGKPTATYLWEDKGVVPLLKIDKGLADVADGVQVMKPMPGLDDLLARGAKSGIFGTKERSVIGAANPDGVAAVVAQQFEVAKQVLSHGLIPIIEPEVTISIADKAEAEDLLRDEITKNLDALPADQKVMLKLTLPTVANHYQSLVEHPKVMRVVALSGGYSRDEANKLLAENTGVIASFSRALTEGLSAQQSDDEFNATLDKSIQSIYNASVAG, encoded by the coding sequence ATGGTGAATCAGCAGCAGGCCGACAAGATGACCACGGGCAAGGGCTTCATCGCCGCGCTCGACCAGAGCGGTGGCTCGACCCCCAAGGCCCTGCGTCTCTACGGGGTCGAAGAGAGCGCCTACTCCTCCGAGGAGGAGATGTTCGACCTGATCCATCAGATGCGCTCACGCATCATCACCTCGCCGTCGTTCGGCGGTGACCGGGTGCTGGCCGCGATCCTGTTCGAGCAGACCATGGACCGTTCCATCGACGGCAAGCCCACGGCGACCTATCTGTGGGAGGACAAGGGAGTCGTGCCGCTGCTCAAGATCGACAAGGGCCTGGCCGACGTCGCGGACGGCGTGCAGGTCATGAAGCCCATGCCGGGCCTGGACGACCTGCTGGCCCGCGGGGCGAAGAGCGGCATCTTCGGCACCAAGGAGCGTTCGGTGATCGGCGCGGCCAACCCGGACGGTGTTGCCGCCGTGGTGGCCCAGCAGTTCGAGGTGGCCAAGCAGGTCCTGTCGCACGGACTGATCCCGATCATCGAGCCCGAGGTCACCATCTCCATCGCGGACAAGGCCGAAGCCGAGGACCTGCTCCGCGACGAGATCACCAAGAACCTGGACGCCCTGCCCGCCGACCAGAAGGTCATGCTCAAGCTGACCCTGCCGACCGTGGCGAACCACTACCAGTCGCTGGTCGAGCATCCGAAGGTGATGCGGGTCGTCGCACTGTCCGGTGGCTACTCCCGCGACGAGGCCAACAAGCTGCTCGCCGAGAACACCGGCGTGATCGCCAGCTTCAGCCGCGCACTGACCGAGGGGCTGTCGGCCCAGCAGAGCGACGACGAGTTCAACGCGACGCTGGACAAGTCGATCCAGTCGATCTACAACGCGTCCGTCGCGGGCTAG
- a CDS encoding alpha/beta fold hydrolase, whose protein sequence is MVIPIDRPKLEGNVAVGNGRQLGFAEFGDPQGRAVFWLHGTPGARRQIPTEARVYAERNHIRLIGVDRPGIGSSTPHQYDRVLDFGDDLRTIADTLGIDKLAVIGLSGGGPYTLATAAAMPDRVMAAGVLGGVAPMIGPDAISSPLMQLGAVVAPVLQVAGAPIRLVASGLIRLIRPVASPALEIYARISPEGDRRMLGRPEFKAMFLDDLLNGSRKQLAAPFYDIVVFERDWGFRLDEVKVPVHWWHGDHDHIVPFAHGQHVVSRLPDAVMTELPYESHLGGLGCAEEIMGTMISTWDKAKTD, encoded by the coding sequence ATGGTCATCCCGATCGATCGCCCCAAACTCGAGGGCAATGTCGCCGTCGGCAACGGCCGTCAACTCGGATTCGCCGAGTTCGGTGACCCGCAGGGCCGGGCGGTCTTCTGGCTGCACGGCACCCCGGGTGCCCGCCGGCAGATCCCGACCGAGGCCCGGGTCTACGCCGAACGAAACCACATCCGGTTGATCGGGGTGGACCGGCCCGGTATCGGGTCATCCACCCCGCACCAGTACGACCGGGTACTGGATTTCGGTGACGATCTGCGCACCATCGCCGACACGCTGGGCATCGACAAGCTCGCCGTCATCGGTCTGTCCGGTGGCGGGCCCTACACGCTGGCCACCGCGGCCGCCATGCCCGACCGGGTGATGGCGGCCGGGGTGCTCGGCGGGGTGGCGCCGATGATCGGGCCCGACGCGATCAGCAGTCCGCTGATGCAGCTGGGTGCGGTGGTCGCCCCGGTGCTGCAGGTGGCGGGTGCGCCGATCCGGTTGGTCGCCTCCGGTCTGATCCGGCTGATCCGGCCGGTCGCCTCCCCCGCCTTGGAGATCTATGCGCGGATCTCGCCCGAAGGTGACCGCCGCATGCTCGGCCGCCCCGAGTTCAAGGCGATGTTCCTCGACGATCTGCTCAACGGCAGCCGCAAGCAACTCGCCGCCCCGTTCTACGACATCGTGGTGTTCGAGCGGGACTGGGGCTTCCGTCTCGACGAGGTCAAGGTCCCGGTGCACTGGTGGCACGGCGACCACGACCACATCGTGCCGTTCGCCCATGGCCAGCACGTGGTCTCCCGGCTGCCCGACGCGGTGATGACCGAACTGCCGTATGAGAGTCACCTCGGTGGGCTGGGCTGCGCCGAGGAGATCATGGGCACGATGATCTCGACGTGGGACAAGGCCAAAACGGACTGA
- a CDS encoding MBL fold metallo-hydrolase, whose protein sequence is MTTSMTQIRADLWETRTDTPFPGLTTHAYLWTAHDHNALFYCPAGDADFTAIDSLGGVDDQYLSHQDEAGPMLARVGERFGSRLHAPAAERDTIGRHRHIDVALTTRHVDDRGVEVIPTPGHTPGSTCYLVEGAEGRYLFTGDTMFVDGEGRWSTFVIPGVGDAAAMADSVRLLATLEPDVVISSAFVGRAVTAVDERTWPTCIDEALRSIPVPR, encoded by the coding sequence ATGACAACCTCGATGACTCAGATCCGGGCCGACCTCTGGGAAACACGCACCGACACACCGTTTCCGGGGTTGACCACCCATGCCTATCTGTGGACCGCCCACGACCACAACGCGCTGTTCTACTGCCCGGCCGGGGACGCCGACTTCACCGCCATCGATTCGCTCGGCGGCGTCGACGACCAGTACCTGTCACACCAGGACGAGGCCGGGCCCATGCTCGCCAGGGTCGGCGAGCGGTTCGGTTCCCGACTGCACGCACCCGCCGCCGAACGCGACACGATCGGACGACACCGCCACATCGACGTCGCGCTGACCACCCGGCACGTCGACGACCGCGGCGTCGAGGTGATACCCACGCCGGGTCACACCCCGGGAAGCACCTGCTACCTGGTCGAGGGCGCCGAGGGACGCTATCTGTTCACCGGGGACACTATGTTCGTCGACGGCGAGGGGCGATGGTCGACGTTCGTGATCCCCGGGGTCGGCGACGCCGCGGCGATGGCCGACAGCGTGCGCCTGTTGGCGACCCTGGAGCCCGACGTCGTCATCTCCAGCGCGTTCGTGGGCCGTGCCGTCACAGCGGTCGACGAGCGGACCTGGCCCACCTGCATCGACGAGGCGTTGCGGTCGATCCCGGTGCCCCGGTGA
- a CDS encoding NAD(P)/FAD-dependent oxidoreductase, translating into MATIGEHAVVLGASMGGLLAGRVLSDYFDNVTLVERDVLPDSPAQRRGVPQGRHAHGLLSGGLQALARLFPGLPEELAADGATVLAGTDLSLVSLTLGGHTLSLDGEPSKPIESYLASRPFLEAHVRDRVRAIDNVHILDGHDAVELLMDDTRRVTSVLVADRNGGPGRAIAADLIVDAMGRAGRTPAFLESAGFGRPAEDRIAVAVAYSSQLLRFAGNTPRDRLTLVGPVPERPYGGSLFAYEDDTWLLTTAGMNGHEPPGDLPGMIDFVAEFMAPELVESLRGAQPLGPVATFRYPASVRRRYERMVRFPDGLLVFGDAICSFNPVYGQGMSVAALEALALRDCLDRGADDLGRRFLRAAAGCTNTAWQMASGADLALPEIPGRRPASIRVSNWYTQRVLTAAEDDPVVTEAFFRVMNLVDPPSRLLHPSIVRRVALGASRRRRSGQPAHAKPAVAVPH; encoded by the coding sequence ATGGCAACGATCGGCGAGCACGCGGTGGTGCTGGGCGCAAGCATGGGCGGCCTGCTGGCCGGCCGGGTCTTGTCCGACTACTTCGACAACGTCACCCTCGTCGAGCGCGACGTACTGCCCGACAGTCCGGCGCAACGGCGAGGCGTGCCGCAGGGTAGGCATGCCCACGGGCTGCTCAGCGGTGGGCTCCAGGCGCTGGCCCGGTTGTTTCCCGGACTCCCCGAGGAACTGGCCGCCGACGGCGCCACGGTGCTCGCCGGGACGGATCTGTCGCTGGTCTCGTTGACGCTGGGCGGTCACACGCTCTCTCTCGACGGAGAGCCGTCGAAACCGATCGAGTCATACCTGGCCAGCAGGCCGTTCCTGGAGGCGCATGTTCGGGACCGCGTGCGCGCCATCGACAACGTCCACATCCTCGACGGCCACGATGCCGTCGAATTGCTGATGGATGACACCCGGCGGGTGACCAGCGTCCTGGTGGCCGATCGCAACGGCGGTCCCGGACGGGCGATCGCCGCCGACCTGATCGTCGATGCCATGGGCCGTGCCGGGCGGACACCGGCGTTCCTGGAGAGCGCGGGGTTCGGACGGCCGGCCGAAGACCGGATCGCAGTGGCGGTGGCGTACTCCAGCCAGCTGTTGCGCTTCGCCGGAAATACTCCTCGCGATCGGCTCACCCTCGTCGGACCGGTACCCGAAAGACCATACGGGGGTTCGTTGTTCGCGTACGAGGACGACACCTGGCTGCTCACCACCGCCGGGATGAACGGCCATGAACCTCCCGGTGACCTGCCCGGGATGATCGACTTTGTCGCGGAGTTCATGGCGCCGGAACTGGTCGAGTCGTTGCGCGGCGCTCAACCGCTGGGTCCGGTGGCCACCTTCCGCTACCCGGCCAGTGTGCGCCGACGCTATGAGCGCATGGTCCGCTTCCCGGACGGCCTGCTGGTGTTCGGCGACGCCATCTGCAGCTTCAATCCGGTGTACGGCCAAGGTATGTCGGTGGCAGCGCTGGAGGCGCTCGCGTTGCGTGACTGCCTGGACCGTGGAGCCGACGACCTGGGGCGCCGCTTCCTGCGGGCAGCGGCCGGCTGCACCAACACGGCATGGCAGATGGCGTCCGGCGCCGATCTGGCCCTACCGGAGATCCCCGGGCGCCGGCCGGCCTCGATCCGGGTCTCCAACTGGTACACCCAGCGGGTCCTCACCGCAGCCGAGGACGATCCGGTGGTCACCGAGGCGTTCTTCCGGGTGATGAACCTGGTCGATCCGCCCAGTCGGCTGCTGCATCCGTCGATCGTGCGTCGGGTGGCACTCGGCGCCTCCCGACGCCGCCGCTCGGGGCAGCCCGCCCACGCGAAACCCGCGGTCGCGGTGCCCCACTGA